The segment CATCCTCGCGGAGAAGCTCACGCCGGGCACTTTCGGTCAGCTGGTGGCGCTCTACGAGCACATCACCTTCACCCAGGGCGTGATCTGGGAGATCAACTCCTTCGATCAGTGGGGTGTGGAGCTGGGCAAGGTGATGGCCAACCAGCTCGCGCCCAAGCTGACCTCGGCCTCGGCGCCGGCCGACGACGCCGATTCGTCCACGAACGTGCTCATCAAGCGCTACCGGGCGGCGCGCGGACGCTGATTTCTGTCGTACCTCAGGCCTAGGCTCGGTGCCGTGGACACGAACACGGCACTGAGCCTTCGCATGACCAGCCTGTTGCTGGGCCCGCGGTCGATCGACGACGTGCCCGGCATCGTGGAGTGGTTCGGCGCCATGCAGGCGCAGGATCTGAACAGTGTGCTCTGGTCACTCGGCGCCCGCCTGCCAGGCAGGTCTCTGCCCGAGATCGTCGCGGCCACCGAGGAGCGCCAGGTGGTGCGCACCTGGCCGATGCGCGGCACCGTCCATCTCATCGCGTCCGCCGACGCGCACTGGATGCTCGATCTCACCGGCGTGCGCCAGCTGACCGCGGTCGAGAAACGCTGGGACTATCTGGGGCTCAATGAGAAGATCGCCAACCAGGCGATGGAGCTTCTCGCCGCCGCCCTGGCGGCCGGCGGCGGCCGACTTCCGCGATCGAGCTGCCTGGCCGCGCTCGCCGAGGGCGGCCTCGACGTGACCGGTCAGCGCGGTTACCACCTTCTTTGGTACGCGTCACAGCGCTCGCTGACCGCGATAGCGCCGAATGCCGGTTCGGAGCAGACGTTCGTCCTGCTCGACGAGTGGGTTCCCGCGCGGAATGAGCCGTCCCGCGAGGAAGGCCTGGCGATCTTCGCCAAGCGCTATTTCCGGTCACACGGCCCGGCCACGGTGAAGGACTTCGCCGGCTGGACCAGTCTGCCCATGACCGATTCCCGCGCCGGCATCGCGGCGGCGGGCTTGGTGTCCGTCGACGTCGACGGCGTGGAGATGTGGGCCGATCCGGAGGTGCTCGACGCCGGCCCGGTGACCGGCTGGTGGGCGCTGCCCGGCTTCGATGAGTATCTGCTGGGCTACAAGGACCGCTCGATGATGGCCACCAAGGAGCAGCTGGCGAAGATCGTCCCGGGCAACAACGGCGTCTTCCAGTCCACCCTGGTCCGTGACGGCCTCGTGGTGGCGACGTGGAAACGCACCCTGGGCAAGAAGGCGGTGACGGTCACCGTCCAGCCGGTGGCCGACTTCGACCTCGACGATGCCCGACCAGCCCTCGAACGCTTCGCGTCCTACGTCGGCCTCCCACTGACGGTCAAGCCGGCGGCAGGCTGAGCTTCCCACTTCGGGGTACGCGCGAGGCCGTCCCGCCGAATCGTGCCCGTTCCCGCCGCCCCGGCGCGGCCACCTCGCTGGGCGCGGTACCGACGCGACTTCCGGGCTCAAGCATTCGGTAACGCTGAGTGCAGCGCTCAGCCTCAGTCTTGCGGGTCGGCGGACGCTGAGCGCTGTTCCGGACTCGGCCGATGCGCCGGGAGCCGTAATAGTTAAGAAGCCTTGATATTTACGGATGTGAACGCCACTATGTCAGGCACACGTCCGCACGGGTCAGGGAGCGGCTATGGGAATTCGGCGCGGGTTGATGGCAGTGGTCGCCGGGATGGTGGTGGCCACCGGGGCCGTGATGGCGTTCTCGCCGACCGGGGCCGCGGCTGTCGCCTGCTCCTCGACGGTGTGGGCGGAGGGGCCCACCTACACCGCCGGGCAGCAGGTCACCTACCAGTCCAAGCTGTATCAGGCCCTGGTCACGCACACCGCTTACGCCGGGACCGGCTGGAACCCGGCCGCCACGCCGACGCTCTGGCGTGACCTGGGCGCCTGCACTGGAGGCTCTTCGCCGTCACCGTCAGTTCCGGCGTCGCCGTCGAGTTCGCCGTCCACCTCGCCGTCGGTCTCGCCGTCGCCGTCCACCAGCCAGCCTGCCTGCGCGATCAAGGGGCGGCCGGCCGGCAAGGTGCTGCAGGGCTACTGGGAGAACTGGGACGGCGCCTCCAACGGCGTGCACCCCGGCATGGGCTGGATCCCGATCAACGACAGCCGGATCACCCAGCACGGCTACAACGTGCTCATGGCGGCCTTCCCGGTGATCCGCTCGGACGGCACCGTGCTCTGGGAGAACGGCATGGACGCCGGCGTCAAGGTGCCGACCGCCGCCGAGATCTGTGCGGCCAAGGCTCGGGGCGCGACCATCCTGATGTCCATCGGCGGTGCCACGGCCGGCATCGATCTGAGCTCGAGCGCGGTCGCCGACCGGTTCGTGGCGACGATCGTGCCGATCCTCAAGGCCTACAACTTCGACGGCATCGACATCGACATCGAGACCGGCCTCACCGGCAGCGGCAACATCAATACGCTGTCCACCTCGCAGGCCAACCTGATCCGGATCATCGACGGGGTGCTCGCCGCGATGCCGTCGAACTTCGGGCTCACCATGGCGCCGGAGACGGCGTACGTGACCGGTGGCAGCGTCGTCTACGGCTCGATCTGGGGCTCCTACCTGCCGATCATCAAGAAGTACCTCGACAACGGCCGGCTCTGGTGGCTGAACATGCAGTACTACAACGGCAGCATGTACGGGTGCGCCGGCGACTCGTACTCGGCCGGCACGGTTCAGGGCTTCACGGTCCAGACGCAGTGCCTCGCCAACGGTCTGACCATCCAGGGCACGACGATCCGGATTCCGTACGACAAGCAGGTGCCCGGTCTGCCCGCCCAGCCCGGCGCCGGTGGTGGCTACATGACGCCCGCCCTGGTCAGCCAGGCCTGGAACAGCGTTCCCGGCATCAAGGGCCTGATGACCTGGTCGATCAACTGGGACGGCTCACGGAACTGGACCTTCGGCGACAACGTCAAGGCCCTGCAGGGTCGCTGACACCCGGAGCAGCTCATCGGTCCGGACCGTCCCCGGGCCGGTGGGCTGCGGGCGCCGGGAAAAGATAGTTGACTCGACTCCATGTCGATATGGATCAGTGAACTCGCCGGGACTCTGCACCACGAGAGCATCGAGTCGGCGCTGCTGCGGGACAACCCGCTCGGGGACCCGCATGTGCGGCCGCTCTGGGTCTACACGCCGCCGGGGTACGAGCAGGGCGACACCCGCTACCCGAGCATCTATGTGATCCAGGGGTACTCGGGCCAGGTCACCATGTGGGCCAACAAGCAGGCGTTCCGGGATTCGTTCATCGAGAACACCGACCGGCTGTTCGCCGAGGGCCGGGCGCCGGGCTGCATCCTGGTCTTCGTGGACGCCTGGACCGCTTACGGCGGGTCGCAGTTCGTCGACTCGCCGGGCACCGGGAAGTACCACTCGTACCTCTGTGACGAAGTCGTGCCCTGGGTGGACGCGCATTTCCGGACGATCGTGGACCGGGAGTCGCGGGCCATCTCCGGGAAGTCGTCCGGCGGGTTCGGCGCGATGATCAGCCCGATGCTGCGGCCGGATCTGTTCGGCGCGCTGGCCACGCACGCCGGGGACGCGCTCTACGAGTACTGCTATCTCAACGAGTTCGCCAAGGCCACCCGGGCGCTGCGCGCCTACGACCACGACATTCAGGCCTGGTGGAAGGACTTCAACTCGCGGGTCGCGTTCACCAAGGAGGAGGACATGCCGCTCACGCTGCTGCTGGGCTGCACGGCCGCCTTCTCGGCCGACGCCGACGGCACGCCGCGGCTGCCCTTCGATCCACGGTCCGGGCAGCTCATCCCGGAGATCTGGGAGCGGTGGCTGGCCTGGGATCCGATCCGGATGATTGATCGGTACGCCGACGAGCTCCGTTCCCTGCGCGCGGTCTGGATCGACGCCGGAACCAGCGACGAGTGGTTCCTCGACCTGGGTGCGGAAGCGTTCAAGGAAGGTCTGCGCCGCGTCGGCCTGCCGGACGAGAAGGTCGCGTTCGAGCTGTTCCCGGGCAAGCACGGCGGCATCGATTACCGCTATCCGCTCGCCGTGGCCTGGCTCGCCGAACGACTGCGACGGGACTGAGATCAACATCGATATCGCCTGATGTCTGCGGCTAGCCTGGGCCGGGACGGCGAGGCGAGGTGGGCGTGCACATCACTTACGCGGCGGGGTCGGGGACCGCGACGGGCTGGGACGTCGCGGTGCGCCCGCGCAGCCGGGACGCCACGCTTGCGGACCTTTTCCGGGCGCTCGGCGTGGCCGACCCGGGCACGGCGACGATCGATGGCCGGCCCGTTGCGACGACCGTTCCGATCGGGGACTCCGGACTGCATGAAGGGGCCCTGCTCACCGCGGGCGCAGCGGCGATGCCCGGGCCGTGGAGCCGGCCGCGCTTCGAGGCGGTGACGGTCGGCGGGCTGCGGGCCGGGCAGGTCTTCCCGTTGCCGCCGGGGCAGTGGGTGGTCGGGCGCAGCCCGCAGGCCGGGTTGCGGCTCGACCACGACACCGTCTCGCGGGAGCACTGCCTGTTCACGGTCACCCCGGAGGGGGTCACCGTGAACGATCTGGGCGCTGCGAACGGCGTACAGATCAACGGGGTGAACCTGACCGAACCTGCGGAGATCGACCCGCGGGACGTGCTGGGGATCGGCGCGATCGCGCTGGTGGTGCGTCGCGTCAGCGACGCGGACCGCCCGGCTGGCCTGGACCTGCTGCGGCATCTGGGCCGCGGCGGCACGGTGGCCTTCAATAGGCCGCCACGGTCCGCGCCACCGGCCGGCCCACCCGGGACCACCGCGCCGGCGGAACCGAAGGAGCCGGCGAAACCGCACTTCAGCGTTGCTTCCACGCTGGGTCCGCTGGTCCTCGCCGGGCTCATGGTGGCGATCACCCGGGATCTGCGGTTCGGGCTGTTCGCGCTGCTCTCGCCGCTGATCGGGGTGGGCACCTACCTGGAGTCGCGGCGGCGCGGGCGCAAGGAGGCCGCCGCTGATCAGCAACGGTACGAGCGGGAGCTCACCGAACTGGACGAACGGCTCGCCGCGTCCGGGCAAGTGGAGCGTGCCCGGCTGCGGCACATCCTCGCCGACCCGGCCGAGGCCCTGCGCCGCGCCGAGCTGCCGAGCACCCGGCTGTGGGAGCGGCGTACGCATCACGACGACTTCCTGTTGCTGCACGCGGGCCTCGCCGACCGCCCCTGGAACCCGCCCGTCGAGCCCGCGGCCGGACGGCTGCCGGAGGCCGTGACCGAGCGGATCGAGGCGGCCCGGCTGCCGGCCGCCCCGGTCGAGGTGAATCTGGCCGGCGGGGGAGTGACCGGCATCGTCGGTGACCGGGCCGCCGCGCTGGCCGTGGCCCGCAGCCTGCTCTGCCAGGCGGCCGTGCATCACGGGCCGGCCGACCTGTCGATCGGCGTGTTCGCCGACGACGGCCGGGAACCGGAGTGGGACTGGTGCAAGTGGCTGCCGCACACCCGGCTCGGCGACGACAGCGGCCGGTGGCTGTCGCACCGCCGTGCCGAGAGCGACGGGATGTTGCGGCAGCTCGCGGCCGGTGCGGCCGCCGGTACCGCGCTGATCGTGCTCGATTCGGACGTGCTCACCGAGGGTGTCCACTCGCCGGCCCGGGATCTGCTGAACGCGGCGAGGATGCCGAGGCGAGTGCCGGGCGAGAGGCCGGTTCCGGTGGCCGCGATTGTGCTCGCCGCGACCGCCGACCGGCTGCCCGCAGCCTGCGACACGGTGATCGAGATCCTCGACGAGGACGGCGACGCGACCGTGCGACGGCCCGCCGAGGGCACTGAAGTGACCGGGGTGCTGCTCGCCGGGCTGGCGGTCGCGGACGCCCGGGCCTGCGCCCGGAACCTGTCCCGCTTCGACGATCCCGAACTGCGGCGGAGCGGGGCGGGGCTGCCGGACGGCGTACGGTTGCTCCCGATGCTCGGCCTGACCAGCATCGAGGCGGAAGCGATCCGGGATCGCTGGCGCCGGGCCGACCCGGTGGCGCTGGCCGCGCCGCTCGGCGTGACCGACCGTGGCGTGTTCACGCTCGACCTGATCCGGGACGGGCCGCACGGGCTGATCGGCGGCACCACCGGCTCCGGCAAGAGCGAACTGCTGCGCAGCCTGGTCGCCGCCCTCGCCGCGAACGCTGACCCGACCCGCCTCACGTTCGTGCTGATGGACTACAAGGGCGGCGCGGCGTTCGACGAGTGCGCGCGGCTGCCGCACACCGTCGGGCTCGTCACCGATCTCGACGAACAGCTCGGCGAGCGCGCCTTGCGCGCTTTGGAGGCGGAGCTGCGGCATCGCGAGCGCCGGCTGCGCGAGGTCCGGGCCGACAACCTGATCGAGTACGTGCGAAGCGGCGCTGCCGCACAAGTTCCGCTGCCGCGACTGGTGGTGGTGATCGACGAGTTCGCCACGATGGCCAAGGAACTGCCGGACTTCCTGACCGCGCTGGTCGGGATCGCGCAGCGGGGCCGCACCCTCGGCGTGCACCTGATCCTGGCCACGCAGCGGCCGTCCGGCGCGGTGAACGACAACATCCGGACGAACACGAACCTGCGGGTGGCGCTGCGGGTGCAGGACGCCGCCGACTCGGTGGACGTGATCGGGGTCCGGGAGGCGGCCGAGCTGAGCCGGCTGCTGCCGGGGCGGGCCTATGTGCGGCTCGGACCGGGTGAGGTGGTGCCGATCCAGACGGCGCTGGTCACGACGGTTTCGGGTGGCGGGGATGACGCGCCGGTGTCGGTGATGCCATTCGTCTTCGGCCCGGGCCGTGACGGCGGCTCCCAGGCCGCCCCCGGCGCGGTCGCGGGCCCGAACCAAGGGGACGGCCGGGATTCGGCGTTTCACGGCGTCGCGCGTACCGGAAATGGGTTGGAAAGAACTGACCTGGCGCGGCTGGTGGATGCCATCGCGGCAGCTGCGGCAGGCTTGCCGGCGCCGCGTCGTCCCTGGCCTGAGCCGCTGGGCGGCGATGTGGATCTGGCGGCGCTGCGACCCGACGCGGAGCGGGCTGTGGTCGCGCTCGCTGATGATCCGGATCGGCAGGAGCAGTATCCGGTCGGCTGGGATCCGGGCGAGGGGAACCTGCTGCTCTTCGGGATCACCGGCAGCGGCACCACCACAGCCCTGCAGTCGATCGCGCTGAGCCTGGCCGTCGCTCGTGCGCCGGATCAGCTCGAGCTGT is part of the Actinoplanes sp. NBC_00393 genome and harbors:
- a CDS encoding winged helix DNA-binding domain-containing protein, yielding MDTNTALSLRMTSLLLGPRSIDDVPGIVEWFGAMQAQDLNSVLWSLGARLPGRSLPEIVAATEERQVVRTWPMRGTVHLIASADAHWMLDLTGVRQLTAVEKRWDYLGLNEKIANQAMELLAAALAAGGGRLPRSSCLAALAEGGLDVTGQRGYHLLWYASQRSLTAIAPNAGSEQTFVLLDEWVPARNEPSREEGLAIFAKRYFRSHGPATVKDFAGWTSLPMTDSRAGIAAAGLVSVDVDGVEMWADPEVLDAGPVTGWWALPGFDEYLLGYKDRSMMATKEQLAKIVPGNNGVFQSTLVRDGLVVATWKRTLGKKAVTVTVQPVADFDLDDARPALERFASYVGLPLTVKPAAG
- a CDS encoding carbohydrate-binding protein — protein: MGIRRGLMAVVAGMVVATGAVMAFSPTGAAAVACSSTVWAEGPTYTAGQQVTYQSKLYQALVTHTAYAGTGWNPAATPTLWRDLGACTGGSSPSPSVPASPSSSPSTSPSVSPSPSTSQPACAIKGRPAGKVLQGYWENWDGASNGVHPGMGWIPINDSRITQHGYNVLMAAFPVIRSDGTVLWENGMDAGVKVPTAAEICAAKARGATILMSIGGATAGIDLSSSAVADRFVATIVPILKAYNFDGIDIDIETGLTGSGNINTLSTSQANLIRIIDGVLAAMPSNFGLTMAPETAYVTGGSVVYGSIWGSYLPIIKKYLDNGRLWWLNMQYYNGSMYGCAGDSYSAGTVQGFTVQTQCLANGLTIQGTTIRIPYDKQVPGLPAQPGAGGGYMTPALVSQAWNSVPGIKGLMTWSINWDGSRNWTFGDNVKALQGR
- a CDS encoding alpha/beta hydrolase, translating into MSIWISELAGTLHHESIESALLRDNPLGDPHVRPLWVYTPPGYEQGDTRYPSIYVIQGYSGQVTMWANKQAFRDSFIENTDRLFAEGRAPGCILVFVDAWTAYGGSQFVDSPGTGKYHSYLCDEVVPWVDAHFRTIVDRESRAISGKSSGGFGAMISPMLRPDLFGALATHAGDALYEYCYLNEFAKATRALRAYDHDIQAWWKDFNSRVAFTKEEDMPLTLLLGCTAAFSADADGTPRLPFDPRSGQLIPEIWERWLAWDPIRMIDRYADELRSLRAVWIDAGTSDEWFLDLGAEAFKEGLRRVGLPDEKVAFELFPGKHGGIDYRYPLAVAWLAERLRRD
- a CDS encoding FtsK/SpoIIIE domain-containing protein, which encodes MHITYAAGSGTATGWDVAVRPRSRDATLADLFRALGVADPGTATIDGRPVATTVPIGDSGLHEGALLTAGAAAMPGPWSRPRFEAVTVGGLRAGQVFPLPPGQWVVGRSPQAGLRLDHDTVSREHCLFTVTPEGVTVNDLGAANGVQINGVNLTEPAEIDPRDVLGIGAIALVVRRVSDADRPAGLDLLRHLGRGGTVAFNRPPRSAPPAGPPGTTAPAEPKEPAKPHFSVASTLGPLVLAGLMVAITRDLRFGLFALLSPLIGVGTYLESRRRGRKEAAADQQRYERELTELDERLAASGQVERARLRHILADPAEALRRAELPSTRLWERRTHHDDFLLLHAGLADRPWNPPVEPAAGRLPEAVTERIEAARLPAAPVEVNLAGGGVTGIVGDRAAALAVARSLLCQAAVHHGPADLSIGVFADDGREPEWDWCKWLPHTRLGDDSGRWLSHRRAESDGMLRQLAAGAAAGTALIVLDSDVLTEGVHSPARDLLNAARMPRRVPGERPVPVAAIVLAATADRLPAACDTVIEILDEDGDATVRRPAEGTEVTGVLLAGLAVADARACARNLSRFDDPELRRSGAGLPDGVRLLPMLGLTSIEAEAIRDRWRRADPVALAAPLGVTDRGVFTLDLIRDGPHGLIGGTTGSGKSELLRSLVAALAANADPTRLTFVLMDYKGGAAFDECARLPHTVGLVTDLDEQLGERALRALEAELRHRERRLREVRADNLIEYVRSGAAAQVPLPRLVVVIDEFATMAKELPDFLTALVGIAQRGRTLGVHLILATQRPSGAVNDNIRTNTNLRVALRVQDAADSVDVIGVREAAELSRLLPGRAYVRLGPGEVVPIQTALVTTVSGGGDDAPVSVMPFVFGPGRDGGSQAAPGAVAGPNQGDGRDSAFHGVARTGNGLERTDLARLVDAIAAAAAGLPAPRRPWPEPLGGDVDLAALRPDAERAVVALADDPDRQEQYPVGWDPGEGNLLLFGITGSGTTTALQSIALSLAVARAPDQLELYAIDYGTGDLGVLEALPHTGAVLAADDRERQVRLVRHLRAELDRRRAGPAGRPILVLIDNLAAMRAEFDDVEGLAVLDTLTRLYADGTAAGIWFAVTADRFSTVLPAWTSVTTQRWLFRLPDPYDYVQAGLTRKDVPAKRAGRMVTLPAGLQAQVGRPTPTPAAMAAAVAAKYPDGPRPAARIGVLPSAVAVTDLPAPSLAGEPWRLPVGIRESDLEAAPLVLYEGDHALIAGPARCGKSTVLATLAAVLRGSAYVAATGGRRSPLRECADLDRFAAAGGAASGLLAELRTMDGPVVLLIDDAETMDDADGAIAGLLAANRPDLHVIIAARADALRALYGHWTQTVRRSKAGLLLRPNIDLDGDLLGVTLPRRAPVRLGVGRGYLIHNGEWDIVQAAAG